CTGACTCCAGGCGAGCACCTGCTGACCGTGGATATCCTCAGCTACGACGACCACTACGCCGTGGCGACACTTCCAATCCTCGTCGAACGTTAGGCGCCCAAAATTTCCCTTGTGATGCCCGCGAAGGTTTTATATAATAACCAACAATAACGAGTAATAGGAGGCGCACGGCATGACCCTGGAAGGCGAGATCCTCACCCTGGAAGAGCTGCGCAACTACCTTAAAATTCCCAAGCCGACCTTGTACTCCATGGCCCAAAGCGGCCGCATTCCGGCCGCCAAAGTGGGCAAGCACTGGCGCTTCCGCCGCATCGACATCGACGAGTGGCTCAAGGCTCAGCAGTGGAACCGCCCGCTCCACCGTCGGCATCGTAAGTCCAAAATCTCTCAGGAGGTTACCGCATAAATGCCCGCCAAATGTCCGCTGTTCCAGAATGAGAAGGTGATTTGCCGGGTCAAACCTGACAGCCAGCACCGGTGGATCGGCACCGAGCGCACGTGGTACATCCGAAACTATTGCCAGGCCGACTATTACGTGGATTGCGAGGACTTCGAGGCGTACCTGGAGCAGCAGGCCATCGTGAAGGGCAAGATCCTGGTGGTGGATGACGAAACCACCATGCTCGAGACCCTCAGCAGCTTTTTTTCCAGCCGCGGCTATCAGATGATGACCGCCGCCTCCGCCGAGGCCGCCCTGAAACTGCTGGCCGCGGAGCAGCCAGCGCTCATCTTCATCGATATCAAGCTGCCGGGCATGAACGGCTTGGAGCTGCTAAAGGAAATCAAGCAGCGGTATCCGGCCGTCAAGACGTTTGTGATCACCGCCTTTGATGAGGAAAACAAAAAGGCCGCCGAAGCGCTCGGCTGCGACGCCTTCTTCGCCAAGCCGGTGGGGCTGGATGCGCTCAAGAAACGGGTGATCGAAGTGCTCACCGATTCCGAGCGCCGCCTGATGAAAACGCTCGCCTCCCGCCAAAAAGTCGATGGCGTGCCCGCGGCCAGGTTATTGTTTGTGATCGAAGTGCTGCCCACCGAAAAGGATCGGCTCACCCCGTACTTCCGAGAGTGTTTCACCGATGAAGCCCGCTGCGGCGGCCACTATGAGCTGGACTTCGCCTACTCGATCAATGATACCCTGCAGAAACTCATGTCGTTTAAGCCGGACATCGTGCTCATTAATTTCGACACGCTCTACCAAATCCCCTGCGGCCAACTCGCCTCGCGCATCGTCGAATCGCCCTACCGCCCCAAAGAAGTGATCGTCTACGGCTTGAACTTGGAGGCATCGGATAAGCAGGCGATCGAGCAGCTCGGGCTGCAGTATGTGGACCAGCGCCGCTCCTTCGCCAAACTCGTCACGACGATTAAGCACACCGCCCTTCGGCTCAACGGTCATAGCAGCAAGACGTAACGCAACGCACCAGCGCCACGCGAGAGGAAGCATGGTGGACCAGCATCCGCGGATCGTCATCACCGGCCTTGGCATCGTCGCCCCCAACGGCCTCGGCAAAGACGAGTTTTGGCGCAACTGCGCCTCCGGCGTCTCAGGGATTAAGCCGATCACCCTCTTTGACGCCTCCTCGTACCGCTGCCGCTACGCCGGCGAAATCTCCGACTT
This genomic interval from Candidatus Omnitrophota bacterium contains the following:
- a CDS encoding response regulator gives rise to the protein MPAKCPLFQNEKVICRVKPDSQHRWIGTERTWYIRNYCQADYYVDCEDFEAYLEQQAIVKGKILVVDDETTMLETLSSFFSSRGYQMMTAASAEAALKLLAAEQPALIFIDIKLPGMNGLELLKEIKQRYPAVKTFVITAFDEENKKAAEALGCDAFFAKPVGLDALKKRVIEVLTDSERRLMKTLASRQKVDGVPAARLLFVIEVLPTEKDRLTPYFRECFTDEARCGGHYELDFAYSINDTLQKLMSFKPDIVLINFDTLYQIPCGQLASRIVESPYRPKEVIVYGLNLEASDKQAIEQLGLQYVDQRRSFAKLVTTIKHTALRLNGHSSKT
- a CDS encoding helix-turn-helix domain-containing protein, producing the protein MTLEGEILTLEELRNYLKIPKPTLYSMAQSGRIPAAKVGKHWRFRRIDIDEWLKAQQWNRPLHRRHRKSKISQEVTA